Proteins encoded within one genomic window of Nakamurella alba:
- a CDS encoding putative bifunctional diguanylate cyclase/phosphodiesterase has product MSAGPAGHSRARRRQVVYPIVATVVLVAALPIWWYAVTRQPDYNHSLWQMLGIGAVLVAGFIAAEIWPLRIEVGRDTVLITLSEIPVVIGLLVVPVHVVGLSALIAALLAFLVRRDAWQHIYINCAFVLFESAASAAVFVAFYELLGGGLGAKFLGLFVGIQIGVLLMAFVVGETHRLTARQEPVRRNLGRMVIVAAATTTFALTGYTLVRSGTYGAVLCGGLAIAMVVLYRTYASFLRQHQDLAGMYTFGRRVTAIGSEDTTWQGLLEMVREQLNAAVATLVLVEPVDGITFLVSTSEDGVAPPQLPPRSDELQEVAIRTGHASAGMHRTTDPDLLDAVEARGAQEVMVVSLASGDRVLGYLEVRDRLARWSTFGKDDLRQLESLGQQLASSIDNVRLVESLRHEAHHDAITGLLNWRGLHFRTEESIRAGKTPAVLLLQLGVLPEVNNAIGHDRGEQLLITAGERLVETLGPQTAVAHLESDRFGLLIETTPEDEVEELARTLLAVTGQSYQLEGVDIEPHARIGIAFVDPKEELPETAGTLLQRAEMALTAAQAADESMRSYWSGMGEVFRRRFQLVTQFRRAVDQGSITVQYQPKISLADRELVGVEALVRWTHPELGAVPPSEFVEAIEATGSIDLLLEHVLEIVLAQIKVWVDRGLRIAVAVNLSVRNLSAPDFPATVAAGLERHGVEASLLTLEITESSVMADPERYLPVLRQLHALGVNLSVDDFGTGYSSLAYLRRLPIDEIKIDKSFVQGMITDLGDLAIVRAIIDLGHSLGLRVVAEGVEEEAARDALKTLRCDDLQGFLVSRPQPIDKLESWMNSTMVRTRQPGGQQVLRLTVG; this is encoded by the coding sequence ATGAGCGCGGGCCCGGCGGGGCATTCCCGCGCGCGCAGACGCCAGGTCGTCTACCCGATCGTCGCGACCGTCGTCCTCGTGGCGGCGCTGCCGATCTGGTGGTACGCGGTCACCCGGCAGCCCGACTACAACCACTCCCTCTGGCAGATGCTCGGCATCGGTGCCGTCCTCGTCGCCGGGTTCATCGCCGCGGAGATCTGGCCGCTGCGGATCGAGGTGGGCCGGGACACCGTCCTGATCACCCTGTCCGAGATTCCGGTGGTGATCGGCCTGCTGGTGGTGCCGGTGCACGTGGTCGGCCTGTCGGCGCTGATCGCCGCGCTGCTGGCCTTCCTGGTCCGGCGCGACGCCTGGCAGCACATCTACATCAACTGCGCCTTCGTGCTGTTCGAGAGCGCCGCTTCCGCCGCCGTGTTCGTGGCGTTCTACGAACTCCTGGGAGGTGGCCTCGGCGCCAAGTTCCTGGGGCTGTTCGTCGGCATCCAGATCGGTGTGCTGCTGATGGCGTTCGTGGTGGGCGAGACCCACCGACTGACGGCGCGTCAGGAGCCGGTGCGGCGCAACCTCGGCCGCATGGTGATCGTCGCCGCGGCCACCACCACGTTCGCCCTGACCGGCTACACCCTGGTCAGGTCCGGGACCTACGGCGCCGTGCTCTGCGGCGGGCTGGCGATCGCCATGGTCGTCCTCTACCGCACCTACGCCTCCTTCCTGCGCCAGCACCAGGACCTGGCCGGCATGTACACGTTCGGTCGCCGGGTCACCGCGATCGGCAGCGAGGACACCACCTGGCAGGGGCTGCTGGAGATGGTGCGCGAGCAGCTCAACGCCGCCGTCGCGACCCTGGTCCTCGTCGAACCGGTCGACGGCATCACCTTCCTGGTCAGCACCTCGGAGGACGGGGTCGCCCCGCCGCAGCTGCCGCCGCGCTCGGACGAGCTGCAGGAGGTGGCCATCCGCACCGGCCACGCGAGCGCCGGGATGCACCGCACCACCGACCCCGACCTGCTGGACGCCGTCGAGGCACGCGGGGCGCAGGAGGTCATGGTGGTCTCGCTGGCCTCCGGTGACCGCGTGCTCGGCTACCTCGAGGTGCGCGACCGGCTGGCCCGCTGGAGCACGTTCGGCAAGGACGACCTGCGCCAGCTGGAGAGCCTGGGGCAGCAGCTGGCCTCGTCGATCGACAACGTCCGGCTGGTCGAGTCACTGCGGCACGAGGCGCACCACGACGCGATCACCGGCCTGCTGAACTGGCGCGGGCTGCACTTCCGGACCGAGGAGTCGATCCGCGCCGGGAAGACGCCGGCCGTCCTCCTGCTGCAGCTCGGCGTGCTGCCCGAGGTGAACAACGCGATCGGCCATGACCGTGGCGAGCAGCTGCTGATCACCGCGGGGGAGCGGCTGGTGGAGACACTCGGTCCGCAGACCGCGGTCGCCCACCTGGAGAGCGACCGCTTCGGCCTGCTCATCGAGACCACCCCGGAGGACGAGGTCGAGGAGCTGGCCCGCACGCTGCTGGCGGTGACCGGCCAGTCCTACCAGCTGGAGGGCGTGGACATCGAGCCGCACGCCCGGATCGGCATCGCCTTCGTCGACCCCAAGGAGGAGCTGCCGGAGACCGCCGGCACGCTGCTGCAGCGGGCCGAGATGGCGCTGACGGCGGCCCAGGCGGCGGACGAGTCGATGCGCTCGTACTGGTCCGGGATGGGCGAGGTGTTCCGGCGCCGGTTCCAGCTGGTGACCCAGTTCCGCCGGGCGGTCGACCAGGGGTCGATCACCGTGCAGTACCAGCCGAAGATCAGCCTGGCCGACCGCGAGCTCGTGGGCGTCGAGGCGCTGGTGCGCTGGACCCACCCGGAGCTCGGCGCGGTCCCGCCGTCGGAGTTCGTCGAGGCCATCGAGGCCACCGGCTCCATCGATCTGCTGCTCGAGCATGTGCTGGAGATCGTGCTGGCCCAGATCAAGGTGTGGGTGGACCGCGGGCTGCGGATCGCCGTCGCGGTGAACCTGTCCGTCCGCAACCTGTCCGCCCCGGACTTCCCGGCCACGGTGGCCGCCGGCCTGGAGCGGCACGGGGTCGAGGCGTCGCTGCTGACCCTGGAGATCACCGAATCCAGCGTCATGGCGGACCCGGAGCGCTACCTGCCGGTGCTGCGCCAGCTGCACGCCCTCGGGGTGAACCTCTCGGTCGACGACTTCGGGACCGGCTACTCCTCGCTGGCCTACCTGCGCCGGCTGCCGATCGACGAGATCAAGATCGACAAGTCGTTCGTGCAGGGCATGATCACCGACCTCGGTGACCTGGCCATCGTCCGCGCGATCATCGACCTCGGGCACTCCCTGGGGCTGCGGGTCGTCGCGGAAGGCGTCGAGGAGGAGGCCGCGCGCGATGCCCTCAAGACGCTGCGCTGCGACGACCTCCAGGGCTTCCTGGTGTCCCGTCCGCAGCCGATCGACAAGCTCGAGTCCTGGATGAACTCGACGATGGTGCGTACCCGTCAGCCGGGCGGACAGCAGGTGCTGCGCCTCACCGTCGGCTGA
- a CDS encoding YajQ family cyclic di-GMP-binding protein — protein sequence MADASFDIVSKVEHQEADNALQQAAKELSQRFDFRGTDASIAWAGENGVTISASTEERCAAAIEVFKEKLIKRGISLKSFEIGEPASSGKIFKVTGQIVEGIASDKAKIISKKIRDEGPKGVQAQIQGDQLRVTGKKRDDLQAVIALLKNADLGVALQFTNYR from the coding sequence ATGGCGGATGCGTCGTTCGACATCGTGAGCAAGGTCGAGCACCAGGAGGCGGACAACGCCCTGCAGCAGGCGGCCAAGGAACTCTCCCAGCGGTTCGACTTCCGCGGCACCGACGCCTCGATCGCCTGGGCGGGAGAGAACGGCGTGACCATCTCCGCCTCGACCGAGGAGCGCTGCGCCGCAGCGATCGAGGTGTTCAAGGAGAAGCTGATCAAGCGCGGCATCTCGCTGAAGTCCTTCGAGATCGGCGAGCCCGCGTCCTCCGGGAAGATCTTCAAGGTCACCGGCCAGATCGTCGAGGGCATCGCCTCGGACAAGGCGAAGATCATCTCGAAGAAGATCCGCGACGAGGGCCCGAAGGGCGTCCAGGCGCAGATCCAGGGCGACCAGCTGCGGGTCACCGGCAAGAAGCGCGACGACCTGCAGGCCGTCATCGCCCTGCTGAAGAACGCCGACCTCGGGGTCGCGCTGCAGTTCACCAACTACCGCTGA